The DNA region CAGGAAAACCTGAGAATTTCCCGCACATTGCAAGAATCGCAAAGAATGTTCGTATTCCTGTCGAGGTGGGCGGAGGAATACGGACCCTTGAGGTCTTTCGCCGGTACCTTGAGGCGGGAGTTTCCCGGATTGTCGTGGGGAGCGTGGTGGTGAAGGAGCCCAGAGTTTTCGAGGGGATGCTTGCTGTTGG from Candidatus Caldatribacterium sp. includes:
- a CDS encoding tRNA-dihydrouridine synthase — encoded protein: MLLIPAIDLFAGQVVRLTKGDYRHLEVYHTDPLSVAKRWEDEGAPMLHVVDLEGARSGKPENFPHIARIAKNVRIPVEVGGGIRTLEVFRRYLEAGVSRIVVGSVVVKEPRVFEGMLAVG